A DNA window from Impatiens glandulifera chromosome 7, dImpGla2.1, whole genome shotgun sequence contains the following coding sequences:
- the LOC124910138 gene encoding phospholipase A1-Ibeta2, chloroplastic-like has translation MMQTGSRIPVQTQTGVSFKINMSELKRKSSPENLQTFRPAESTRKYLSNLENFLKIQSQPSPPETEPVSKRLPENRGKSGFLERLNLSGILNQQKVVEEISESTRKHFSNLENILKIQSQPSPPEPDPDSKRLPENRGRSGFMERLNLTNGILTKRKVAEEIPPIHIKRLQRLLSNSMEYSPKNKLGSRWREYHGCNDWAGLLDPLDNNLRREVVRYGEFIQAAYQEFHLNPATVSNEAPIPRQVALPDKSYKVTKELYATSSVGLPKWVDEVAPDLGWMTQRTSWVGYVAVCDDQREIARMGRRDIVIALRGTSTCLEWAENFRDLLVQINPTRDQPKVQCGFLSLFKTHGVHVPSLSETVTQEIKRLINQFKGETLSITVTGHSLGAALALLVADELSSCAPNPPPVAVFSFGSPRVGNRCFSNRLNAKKVKVLRIVNSQDIITRVPGIFASEELDKKLRSSGSATGVLDVLDDNMPWAYSHVGTELRLDTKMSPYLKPDADVACCHDLEAYLHLVDGFLSSNCPFRPNAKRSLWKLVNEQSSNVKQLYTNKTLSHNNIESRQILDRVPVYPPN, from the coding sequence atgaTGCAGACCGGATCGAGGATTCCAGTTCAAACCCAGACTGGTGTCAGCTTCAAGATTAACATGTCggaattaaaaagaaaatcctCCCCGGAGAATCTTCAGACTTTCCGACCAGCTGAATCTACCAGAAAATACCTTTCCAATCTGGAGAACTTCCTCAAGATACAGTCACAGCCAAGTCCGCCAGAAACAGAACCAGTTTCAAAGAGATTACCAGAAAACAGGGGTAAGTCAGGGTTTCTGGAGAGACTGAATTTATCCGGAATTCTGAACCAACAAAAGGTGGTCGAGGAAATATCTGAATCTACCAGAAAACACTTTTCCAATCTGGAGAATATCCTCAAGATACAGTCACAGCCAAGTCCGCCTGAACCGGACCCAGATTCAAAGAGATTGCCGGAAAACAGGGGAAGGTCAGGGTTTATGGAGAGACTAAATTTAACAAACGGAATTCTGACCAAACGGAAGGTAGCCGAGGAAATACCCCCAATTCATATCAAGAGGCTACAACGTTTGCTCTCGAATTCAATGGAATATTCTCCCAAAAACAAACTCGGCAGCCGGTGGCGAGAATATCACGGCTGCAATGACTGGGCCGGTCTCCTCGACCCATTAGACAACAATCTCCGGCGAGAAGTTGTCCGGTACGGCGAGTTTATCCAAGCCGCATACCAAGAGTTCCACTTAAACCCCGCCACCGTTTCAAACGAAGCCCCAATCCCCCGTCAGGTAGCACTTCCCGACAAGTCCTACAAAGTCACTAAAGAATTATACGCCACGTCATCAGTCGGCCTTCCTAAGTGGGTCGATGAGGTGGCACCGGATCTCGGGTGGATGACCCAGAGAACTAGTTGGGTCGGGTATGTTGCGGTTTGCGATGACCAAAGGGAGATAGCCCGGATGGGGAGAAGAGACATCGTGATTGCCCTCCGGGGAACTTCAACTTGTCTAGAATGGGCCGAGAATTTCCGTGACTTATTGGTTCAAATCAACCCGACCCGGGACCAACCCAAAGTGCAATGTGGGTTCTTAAGTCTATTCAAAACACATGGAGTTCACGTACCTAGTCTATCCGAAACCGTAACCCAAGAAATCAAACGCTTAATAAACCAATTCAAAGGCGAAACATTAAGCATTACCGTGACCGGGCATAGCCTCGGTGCAGCCCTAGCTCTATTGGTGGCCGACGAGTTAAGCTCGTGCGCCCCAAACCCTCCCCCGGTGGCTGTATTCTCGTTTGGTAGTCCTAGGGTTGGTAACCGATGTTTTTCCAACCGGCTCAATGCAAAAAAGGTTAAGGTTCTAAGGATAGTAAACTCTCAAGACATAATCACTCGTGTTCCGGGTATTTTCGCAAGCGAAGAACTCGACAAGAAGCTAAGAAGCTCGGGGAGTGCGACGGGAGTGTTGGATGTTCTAGACGATAACATGCCGTGGGCTTATTCTCATGTTGGGACGGAGTTGCGGTTGGACACGAAAATGTCGCCATATTTGAAACCGGATGCGGATGTAGCATGTTGTCATGACCTAGAGGCATATCTACATTTGGTGGATGGGTTTTTGTCATCAAATTGTCCTTTTAGACCAAATGCTAAGAGGAGTTTGTGGAAATTGGTAAATGAACAGAGTTCTAATGTGAAGCAATTATACACAAATAAAACATTGAGTCATAATAATATTGAGAGTAGACAAATATTAGATAGAGTTCCTGTTTACCCACCAAATTAA
- the LOC124910835 gene encoding RGG repeats nuclear RNA binding protein A-like, with translation MATINPFYLLDGDDNEDPTQLIAAQLKFESAPKKAPAVLPVKAATLPTKPLPPAQAVREARNGGGPRGGGRGGAGGRGFGRRGGFSNDSVSNENSFNGPPRGGFRASEDGESGKPYERRVGYGGPRGGAAAGGRGGRRDYENGDAVEGGERPRRNYERRSGTGRGNEVKREGSGRGNWGSPTEEVAPETEEVVNEVVEKNVEAEKPSDQEQSGDAANKENAEKEAEEKQPEPEEDKEMTLEEYEKVREEKRKALLALKSEERKVQVDNEFATMQLLSGKKTEAEIFVKLGSEKEKRIKDAAEKEERAKKSVSINEFLKPAEGEAYYVRGRGRGGRRGGGRGGAGGGYGGGNRWDSAEMAAPSIDETNFPSLGGK, from the exons ATGGCAACCATAAACCCTTTCTATCTTCTCGACGGTGATGACAACGAGGATCCCACCCAGCTCATCGCTGCTCAGCTTAAATTTGAATCGGCCCCGAAGAAGGCCCCAGCTGTTCTTCCAGTCAAGGCGGCGACTCTTCCAACCAAACCCCTCCCACCTGCACAGGCTG TAAGAGAAGCCAGGAATGGTGGTGGTCCACGTGGTGGAGGTCGTGGTGGTGCTGGTGGTCGTGGTTTTGGCCGTCGTGGTGGATTCAGTAATGATTCTGTCAGCAATGAGAACTCCTTCAATGGTCCTCCTAGAGGAGGATTCAGAGCATCTGAAGATGGAGAGTCTGGAAAGCCTTATGAAAGGCGTGTTGGCTATGGAGGTCCTCGTGGTGGGGCTGCTGCTGGTGGTCGTGGTGGGCGTCGTGATTATGAAAACGGAGATGCTGTGGAAGGTGGTGAGCGCCCTAGGAGAAATTATGAGAGGCGCAGTGGCACTGGCCGTGG AAACGAGGTGAAACGTGAAGGTTCAGGCCGAGGAAACTGGGGATCTCCTACTGAGGAAGTTGCTCCTGAGACTGAAGAGGTGGTAAATGAAGTTGTTGAGAAGAATGTGGAAGCTGAGAAACCATCTGATCAGGAACAATCTGGTGATGCTGCCAACAAGGAGAATGCTGAAAAAGAGGCTGAAGAGAAGCAGCCTGAGCCTGAGGAGGATAAG GAGATGACTCTGGAAGAATATGAGAAAGTAAGGGAAGAGAAGAGGAAGGCTTTGTTGGCACTGAAATCTGAGGAAAGGAAGGTTCAAGTGGACAATGAATTTGCAACTATGCAGCTGCTGTCTGGCAAGAAAACTGAGGCCGAGATCTTTGTCAAACTg GGTTCTGAAAAGGAAAAACGCATTAAAGATGCTGCTGAGAAGGAGGAACGTGCTAAAAAG TCTGTTAGCATAAATGAGTTTCTGAAGCCGGCTGAGGGAGAAGCATATTACGTGCGCGGTCGTGGCCGAGGAGGACGTAGAGGCGGTGGAAGAGGTGGAGCTGGAGGAGGCTATGGTGGTGGCAACAGATGGGATTCTGCAGAAATGGCTGCTCCTTCCATTGATGAGACAAACTTCCCCTCTCTCGGTGGTAAATGA
- the LOC124910836 gene encoding vesicle-associated protein 2-1-like, whose amino-acid sequence MYLFLVELEKQTYCVLEVENNRLHSVAFKVKTNSPEKYIVCPNKGVIQPWQICLVRVTLQPQKEYPPNMQCKDKFLIQSTIVDPHDEVDDLSQDTFTKDCGWSIEECKVKVTYVYHEASIDDSEDDQETFRIGKRDYEDNTDVSKRRNPLFSFLFSFLVVVVGFSVGFILKLLSEE is encoded by the exons ATGTACCTGTTCTTAGTTGAGCTGGaaaaacaaacttattgtgTTCTTGAAGTTGAAAATAACAGATTACATTCTGTCGCTTTTAAG GTAAAAACAAATTCACCAGAGAAGTACATAGTATGTCCAAACAAAGGTGTTATACAGCCTTGGCAAATATGTCTTGTAAGAG TTACTCTTCAACCTCAAAAGGAATACCCTCCAAATATGCAATGTAAGGATAAGTTTCTCATCCAGAGCACAATTGTTGATCCACACGACGAGGTTGATGATCTTTCACAAGATACT TTTACAAAGGATTGTGGATGGTCAATAGAAGAATGCAAGGTTAAGGTTACCTATGTATATCATGAAGCATCTATTGACGATTCAGAAGACGACCAAGAAACATTTAGGATTGGGAAAAGGGATTATGAAGACAATACT GATGTGTCGAAGAGGAGAAACCCTTTATTcagtttcttattttcattcctAGTGGTGGTGGTAGGATTCTCGGTTGGCTTCATTTTGAAACTTTTGAGTGAAGAATGA
- the LOC124910834 gene encoding histone-lysine N-methyltransferase, H3 lysine-9 specific SUVH5: MRKPRNDLAGKSVKATISSCAKEMASNNVSSRVLRKRKPKEELPEKRTKSKVTREKCNNDHDGGVGDEMKVYKTDNRVKTRASIGIDEGKSTSSQKDVFDKGDEEPSFPPKPELEVTLPPLGPNASNQRDIRNRVRETLRLFHSICRKLLQEEEAKSTGNLRRVDLLAAEVIKEKKKEVNTESRIVGSVPGIEVGTEFQYRVELVLVGVHHLYQAGIAYTRSNGKIIATSIVASGGYADTLDNPDILIYSGQGGHLPGKNKAPEDQKLERGNLALFNSISEKNSVRVIHGTKETIKPKSKLNSKSRPKITTTYTYDGLYLVEKYWQEIGPHDKLVYKFELRRIPGQPDIAWKEVKKIKKFKVREGVCEDDISQGKELFPFCAVNTVDNEKPPGFTYITKMRYPDSYDSVPPKGCDCTDGCVDSRKCLCVVMNGGEIPFNYNGAIVEAKSVVYECGPSCMCPPSCHNRVSQHGTKIQLEIFKTESRGWGVRSLNSISSGSFVCEYMGELIEDKEAEKRKNDEYLFDIGEKSGTGGGGYTIDAAEFGNVGRFINHSCSPNLYAQNVVYDNEDERKPHIMFFAAENIPPLQELSYDYNYAVDSVLDSSGNIKKKNCYCGTADCTGRMY, from the coding sequence ATGAGAAAACCGAGAAATGATTTGGCAGGAAAGTCTGTTAAAGCGACAATATCAAGTTGTGCCAAAGAAATGGCTAGTAATAACGTGTCAAGTAGAGTTCTTCGCAAACGGAAGCCTAAGGAGGAGTTACCTGAGAAGAGGACGAAATCTAAAGTAACGCGTGAAAAGTGTAATAATGATCATGATGGTGGTGTTGGAGACGAGATGAAAGTGTACAAAACCGACAATAGAGTTAAAACAAGAGCATCAATTGGTATTGACGAAGGAAAATCAACTTCTTCTCAAAAAGATGTTTTTGATAAGGGAGACGAAGAACCTTCTTTCCCCCCCAAACCGGAATTGGAAGTAACACTACCTCCTTTAGGTCCCAATGCTTCAAATCAACGTGATATACGTAACAGAGTTAGAGAAACCCTCCGCTTGTTCCATTCTATTTGTAGGAAGTTGTTGCAAGAGGAAGAAGCAAAATCAACTGGGAATTTGCGAAGAGTTGACCTTTTAGCTGCAGAAGtcataaaagagaaaaagaaagaagttAACACAGAATCTCGTATTGTAGGATCTGTACCTGGAATTGAAGTAGGCACAGAATTTCAATACAGAGTGGAGCTTGTGCTTGTAGGTGTTCATCATCTCTATCAGGCTGGTATTGCTTACACTAGGAGCAATGGAAAGATAATCGCGACAAGTATTGTAGCATCAGGTGGATATGCTGACACTTTGGACAATCCTGATATTCTCATATATTCTGGTCAGGGAGGTCATCTTCCTGGTAAAAATAAAGCCCCTGAAGATCAAAAGCTAGAACGAGGAAATTTAGCTCTATTCAATAGTATTTCAGAAAAAAATTCAGTTCGGGTCATCCATGGAACCAAGgaaacaatcaaaccaaaatccaAACTGAACTCCAAATCCAGGCCAAAGATAACAACCACATACACCTATGATGGTTTATATCTGGTGGAAAAGTATTGGCAAGAGATTGGTCCTCATGATAAACTGGTATACAAGTTTGAGCTGAGGAGAATTCCAGGACAGCCAGATATTGCATGGAAAGAAGTgaagaaaatcaagaaatttAAAGTAAGGGAAGGTGTGTGTGAAGATGATATATCGCAAGGGAAAGAATTATTTCCCTTTTGTGCTGTGAATACAGTAGATAACGAGAAACCTCCAGGATTCACTTACATAACGAAAATGCGATATCCTGATTCATACGACTCTGTTCCTCCAAAGGGTTGTGATTGTACAGATGGATGTGTGGATTCCCGCAAATGCTTGTGTGTAGTAATGAATGGGGGAGAGATTCCGTTTAACTATAATGGGGCGATTGTTGAAGCGAAATCTGTTGTGTATGAATGTGGTCCTTCGTGCATGTGTCCTCCATCTTGCCACAACAGGGTGAGTCAGCATGGGACAAAGATACAGCTTGAAATATTCAAAACAGAGTCTAGAGGTTGGGGGGTTAGGTCATTGAATTCAATATCTTCAGGGAGTTTTGTATGTGAGTATATGGGTGAGCTTATAGAAGATAAGGAAGCggaaaaaagaaagaatgacgagtatttgtttgatattggagAGAAGTCTGGTACCGGTGGCGGCGGTTACACAATTGATGCAGCTGAGTTTGGAAATGTTGGTCGTTTTATAAACCACAGCTGTAGTCCAAATTTATATGCTCAAAATGTGGTGTATGATAATGAAGACGAGAGAAAGCCTCACATAATGTTCTTTGCAGCTGAGAATATTCCTCCTTTGCAGGAACTGAGTTACGACTATAACTATGCTGTTGATAGTGTGCTTGATTCGTCtggaaatattaaaaagaaaaactgtTATTGCGGAACTGCAGACTGTACTGGAAGAATGTATTAA